In Nitrospirota bacterium, the genomic window CCGGTGAAGGTGGCATGGTCACCACCAACAATGATGAGTGGGCAGAGAGGATGAGGATTATGAGCCTGCACGGTATCAGTAAGGATGCGTGGAATAGATACACTGCCGAAGGCTCATGGTATTATGAGATTATTGCCCCCGGGTATAAATACAATCTGACAGATATAGCTGCTTCACTCGGGATTGTCCAGTTAAGAAAAGCTGACAGACTCTGGCTGAGAAGATCTGAAATCGCCGAAATGTATAACCAGGCTTTCAAGGATATCCCGGAACTTGAATTACCATTTAATAACTTTAGTAACTCAATACATAGAACTGATGACATTGGACTTCGGACTTCAGAAACAAGACACAGCTGGCATTTATATGTGGTAAGATTGAACCTTGAGGGCCTTTCTATAGACCGGAACCGTTTTATCGAAGAACTTAAGGACAGAGGAATAGGCACATCCGTGCATTTCATCCCCCTTCACATACACCCGTATTACCGTGATATGTATGATTACAAGCCTGAAGACTTTCCGGTTGCCTATGAGACCTATAAGAGAATAATATCCCTGCCGATATATCCTAAGATGACGGATGGTGATGTGGGGAGGGTGGTTGAATCGGTTAGTTCTATTATAAGAAGGTTTAGAGGGTGAGAAGGTACGATGTCCGACGTTCTATGTCCGAAGTCTATAAATAAAAAGCATGAAGATAGAGAGTTTTGAAGACATAAAAGCATGGCAGGAGGCAAGAGAATTTGTGGAAGAGATTTATAGAATAACTTA contains:
- a CDS encoding DegT/DnrJ/EryC1/StrS family aminotransferase produces the protein MSYNKFIPYSLPLIEDEEIAEVLDTLRSGWITTGPKTKAFEAEFAEYIGCKHAIAVNSCTAALHLALDAIGIKEGDEVITSPMTFAATAEVIRYFKAKPVFVDIDPLTMNINTEEIERYLSTINNNQSSLPKAIIPVHYTGYPCDMDSVRILAEKYGLKVIEDAAHALPAYFKGRIVGSTGDITCFSFYATKNITTGEGGMVTTNNDEWAERMRIMSLHGISKDAWNRYTAEGSWYYEIIAPGYKYNLTDIAASLGIVQLRKADRLWLRRSEIAEMYNQAFKDIPELELPFNNFSNSIHRTDDIGLRTSETRHSWHLYVVRLNLEGLSIDRNRFIEELKDRGIGTSVHFIPLHIHPYYRDMYDYKPEDFPVAYETYKRIISLPIYPKMTDGDVGRVVESVSSIIRRFRG